A single Fusobacterium hominis DNA region contains:
- a CDS encoding DUF262 domain-containing protein: MNYKEFEKEEEIEEEIQEKPITKPFDTRNIKVSNLVVTLDNIVKRLIHDEIDLSPDFQRNSNLWNNTKMSRLIESMILKLPLPVFYFDVSNNNKWIVIDGLQRLSTIKAFIVDKKLRLKNLEFLSELEGKKFDELGRSIQRIIEETQLITYQMEPQTPKEVRYSIFSRINTGGLILNPQEIRQALNQKYRGVKLLQEITEDKIFIDVVKITSKRMLDRELVLRFLAFKKCNYNKFSEKGITLPKFLDETMEEIDSREFEQQEFLKLKESLLQTLIFLSKIFDENTLFNKKLVDESKTRTLNRSLFEVWTVLISNLSEDEKEILLSRKNVLEEKYSNLLRSTEFNDAVTRGTNDRKAVIVRFSLLEKLIKEIIS; the protein is encoded by the coding sequence ATGAATTATAAAGAATTTGAAAAAGAAGAAGAAATAGAAGAAGAAATACAGGAAAAACCGATAACAAAACCATTTGATACAAGAAATATCAAAGTAAGTAATCTTGTTGTAACTTTAGATAATATAGTAAAAAGATTAATACATGATGAAATAGATTTAAGTCCAGATTTTCAAAGAAATAGTAATTTATGGAATAATACTAAAATGAGTCGTTTGATAGAATCTATGATTTTAAAATTACCATTACCTGTTTTTTATTTTGATGTTTCAAATAATAATAAGTGGATTGTTATAGATGGATTACAAAGATTATCAACGATAAAAGCTTTTATCGTTGATAAAAAATTAAGATTAAAAAATCTTGAGTTTTTAAGTGAATTGGAGGGAAAAAAATTTGATGAATTAGGAAGAAGTATTCAAAGAATTATAGAAGAAACGCAATTGATAACATATCAAATGGAACCTCAAACACCAAAAGAAGTAAGATATTCTATTTTTAGTAGAATTAATACAGGTGGTTTAATTTTGAATCCTCAAGAAATAAGACAAGCTTTAAATCAAAAATATCGTGGTGTAAAATTATTACAGGAAATAACAGAGGATAAGATATTTATAGATGTTGTTAAAATAACATCTAAAAGAATGTTGGATAGAGAATTAGTCTTAAGGTTTCTAGCTTTTAAAAAATGTAATTATAATAAATTTTCTGAAAAAGGAATTACATTACCAAAATTTTTAGATGAAACAATGGAAGAAATAGACTCAAGAGAATTTGAACAACAAGAATTTCTTAAATTAAAAGAATCGTTATTGCAAACATTAATATTTTTAAGTAAAATTTTTGACGAGAATACATTATTTAATAAAAAGTTAGTTGATGAGAGTAAGACTAGGACATTAAACAGATCTTTATTTGAAGTTTGGACTGTATTAATAAGTAACTTATCTGAAGATGAAAAAGAAATTCTTTTATCAAGAAAAAATGTTTTAGAAGAAAAATATAGTAATTTATTAAGAAGTACAGAATTTAATGATGCTGTTACAAGAGGAACAAATGATAGAAAAGCTGTAATTGTAAGATTTAGTCTATTAGAAAAACTTATAAAGGAGATAATATCATGA
- a CDS encoding AAA family ATPase, whose protein sequence is MKKIPIGVEDFKEIIEKNYTYIDKTKFIEEFINEGAKVNLNFLREE, encoded by the coding sequence TTGAAAAAAATTCCTATAGGTGTAGAAGATTTTAAAGAAATTATAGAGAAAAATTATACGTATATAGATAAAACTAAATTTATTGAAGAATTTATAAATGAAGGAGCAAAAGTAAATCTTAATTTTTTAAGAGAAGAATAA
- a CDS encoding DUF4143 domain-containing protein codes for MPKKKENLSPEEKHIQMYPLDFEEFLWALGDTTTVPLLKEFFDKKLPLGQALHRKIMNDFRQYILVGRMPQAVNKYLETKNFADVDDIKRDILNLYRNDIGKFAKGYENKVISIFDEIPSQLFKKEKKYRLSTISKEARYREYEDSFMWLNDAMITNTCYNSTDPNVGFNLNSDSSTRKCYMMDTGLLVTQTFMDSDYTENELYKAVLFNKLNINEGMLMENVVAQILRTNGHKLFFYSKIDNENRKNSMKLDFLIKDKNNLKKIAVIEVKSSTYKKHSSLDKFITKYKDRIETSNIPYQKDVMIKDGVIHLPIYMGIFL; via the coding sequence ATGCCTAAGAAAAAAGAAAATCTTTCACCAGAAGAAAAACATATTCAAATGTATCCACTTGATTTTGAGGAATTTTTATGGGCTTTAGGAGATACTACAACAGTTCCTTTATTAAAAGAATTTTTTGATAAAAAATTACCTTTAGGACAAGCACTTCATAGAAAAATTATGAACGATTTTAGGCAATATATCTTAGTAGGTAGAATGCCACAAGCAGTTAATAAATATCTAGAAACTAAAAACTTTGCAGATGTAGATGATATTAAAAGAGATATTTTAAATCTATATAGAAATGATATAGGAAAATTTGCTAAAGGATATGAAAACAAAGTTATTTCTATTTTTGATGAAATTCCGAGTCAACTTTTTAAAAAAGAAAAGAAATATAGATTAAGTACCATTTCAAAAGAAGCAAGATATAGAGAATATGAAGATTCTTTTATGTGGCTAAATGATGCTATGATTACTAACACTTGTTATAACTCCACAGATCCAAATGTTGGATTTAATCTAAATAGTGATTCTTCTACAAGAAAATGTTATATGATGGATACAGGACTTTTGGTTACTCAAACTTTCATGGACAGTGATTACACTGAAAATGAATTATACAAAGCTGTTCTATTTAATAAATTAAATATTAACGAAGGAATGCTTATGGAAAATGTTGTTGCACAAATTTTGAGAACTAATGGACATAAATTATTTTTTTATTCTAAAATAGATAATGAAAATAGAAAGAATAGTATGAAATTGGATTTTCTTATAAAAGATAAAAATAATTTAAAAAAGATAGCTGTTATAGAAGTAAAATCATCAACATATAAAAAACATTCATCTCTTGATAAATTTATAACTAAGTATAAAGATAGAATAGAGACTTCAAATATTCCTTATCAAAAAGACGTAATGATAAAAGATGGAGTTATACATTTACCAATTTATATGGGAATATTTTTATAA
- a CDS encoding type II toxin-antitoxin system death-on-curing family toxin, protein MYSLIRNHPFLDGNKRIGILALLVFFDLNRKKLNITNEEIVSLGLKIAKGNENI, encoded by the coding sequence CTGTATTCTCTTATAAGAAATCACCCGTTCCTAGACGGCAATAAAAGAATAGGAATCCTTGCTTTGCTTGTATTCTTTGATTTGAATAGAAAAAAATTGAATATTACAAATGAAGAAATTGTTTCACTTGGCTTAAAAATAGCAAAAGGAAATGAGAACATATAA
- a CDS encoding Fic family protein: MIKLTVKDILFLHEKIIDKIGGIRGVRDIGLLEMAVNSPFASFGGEDLYKTLEEKAKQLCILL, from the coding sequence ATGATTAAATTAACTGTTAAGGATATCTTATTTTTACATGAAAAAATCATTGATAAAATAGGTGGTATAAGAGGTGTAAGAGATATTGGACTTCTTGAAATGGCAGTAAATTCTCCTTTTGCAAGTTTTGGTGGAGAGGATTTATACAAAACTTTGGAAGAAAAAGCTAAACAGCTCTGTATTCTCTTATAA
- a CDS encoding 4Fe-4S cluster-binding domain-containing protein, whose amino-acid sequence MELSIADIKELRYEDGPGIRTTIFFQRCNRRCAGCHNPDTWNIDKGEKISVDEVVKRVLDKKMPYKRVSISGGESLLQREALGELIFKLFNLGYDIGLYTSYEIEDIPK is encoded by the coding sequence ATGGAATTAAGTATAGCTGATATTAAGGAATTAAGGTATGAAGATGGACCTGGAATAAGAACAACTATATTTTTTCAAAGGTGCAATAGAAGATGTGCTGGATGTCATAACCCAGATACATGGAATATAGATAAAGGTGAAAAGATTTCAGTAGATGAGGTTGTAAAAAGAGTTTTAGATAAAAAAATGCCATATAAGAGGGTAAGTATATCTGGAGGTGAATCACTGCTTCAAAGAGAAGCTCTAGGAGAGTTGATATTCAAACTCTTTAATCTTGGATATGATATTGGTCTTTATACCTCATATGAAATTGAAGATATTCCTAAATAG